The following coding sequences lie in one Arabidopsis thaliana chromosome 3, partial sequence genomic window:
- the SPP2 gene encoding sucrose-6F-phosphate phosphohydrolase 2 (sucrose-6F-phosphate phosphohydrolase 2 (SPP2); FUNCTIONS IN: phosphatase activity, magnesium ion binding, sucrose-phosphatase activity, catalytic activity; INVOLVED IN: sucrose biosynthetic process, metabolic process; EXPRESSED IN: 23 plant structures; EXPRESSED DURING: 13 growth stages; CONTAINS InterPro DOMAIN/s: Sucrose-phosphate synthase (InterPro:IPR006380), Sucrose-6-phosphate phosphohydrolase C-terminal (InterPro:IPR013679), HAD-superfamily hydrolase, subfamily IIB (InterPro:IPR006379), Sucrose-phosphate phosphatase (InterPro:IPR006378), Sucrose phosphatase, plant/cyanobacteria (InterPro:IPR012847); BEST Arabidopsis thaliana protein match is: Sucrose-6F-phosphate phosphohydrolase family protein (TAIR:AT2G35840.3); Has 35333 Blast hits to 34131 proteins in 2444 species: Archae - 798; Bacteria - 22429; Metazoa - 974; Fungi - 991; Plants - 531; Viruses - 0; Other Eukaryotes - 9610 (source: NCBI BLink).), producing MERLISHPPLMIVSDLDHTMVDHQDHENLSLLRFNSLWEYAYRRDSLLVFSTARSPVLYKELRKEKPLLTPDIIITSIGTEIAFGNSMVPDHAWVESLNSCKWNREIVLEETSKFPELTLQPKTEQRLHKVSFYIDEGKGEALTKELSQLLEKRGLDVKIIYSWGKNVDVIPRGAGKGEALEYLLKKLQAEGIFPVNTLACGDSEHDAELFSIPDVHGVMVSNSQEELLKWRSENALNNLKVIHSTERCADGIIQAIGHFNLGPDLSPRDVSEFLDRKMDNVNPGHEVVRFYLFYERLRRGEIKNYETYIASFKDSCLHAAVLFHPSGAEKSLRDTIDELKKCYGDKRGKKFWVWVDQVLVTDTIPGKWIVKFDKWEQCEDESQCCKTTVEFTSKGGDLVWEKVKQIWSEESKVKDDNSSWIL from the exons ATGGAGCGGCTGATTTCTCATCCTCCTCTCATGATCGTCTCAGACCTTGATCACACCATG GTTGATCATCAAGATCATGAGAACCTCTCTCTTCTCAGGTTCAATTCATTGTGGGAATACGCTTATCGCCGTGACTCTCTTCTTGTCTTCTCTACAGCAAGATCACCTGTTCTTTATAAAGAattgagaaaagagaaaccttTGTTGACTCCTGATATCATTATTACATCAATAGGAACTGAGATAGCATTTGGTAACTCCATGGTTCCTGATCATGCTTGGGTTGAATCCTTGAACAGCTGTAAATGGAACCGGGAAATAGTCTTGGAAGAAACTAGCAAGTTCCCTGAGTTAACTCTTCAGCCAAAAACTGAGCAGAGGCTACACAAGGTCAGCTTTTACATTGATGAAGGTAAAGGTGAGGCATTGACCAAGGAACTATCACAATTGCTGGAGAAACGTGGC TTGGATGTCAAGATAATTTACAGTTGGGGAAAGAATGTCGATGTTATACCGCGTGGTGCAGGAAAAGGAGAAGCGCTTGAGTATCTTCTCAAGAAGCTGCAGGCTGAAGGAATATTCCCGGTCAATACTCTTGCTTGTGGTGACTCTGAACATGATGCTGAACTATTTAGCATTCCTGATGTTCACGGTGTTATG GTGAGCAATTCCCAAGAAGAGCTATTGAAGTGGCGTTCTGAAAATGCGTTGAACAACCTTAAGGTTATACATTCAACCGAGAGGTGTGCTGATGGGATTATTCAAGCCATCGGACATTTTAATCTTGGTCCCGATCTATCTCCAAGAGATGTTTCGGAATTCTTGGATCGTAAGATGGACAATGTGAATCCTGGTCACGAGGTTGTGAGATTCTACTTGTTCTACGAGAGATTGAGACGCGGTGAGATCAAGAACTATGAGACATACATAGCCAGCTTCAAAGATTCATGT CTCCATGCTGCTGTCCTTTTTCATCCATCAGGTGCAGAAAAATCTCTGAGAGACACCATTGATGAGCTGAAGAAGTGTTATGGTGACAAAAGAGGGAAGaagttttgggtttgggtAGATCAGGTTCTGGTAACAGACACCATTCCTGGCAAATGGATAGTGAAGTTTGATAAGTGGGAGCAATGCG AGGATGAAAGCCAATGCTGCAAAACGACTGTCGAATTTACTTCAAAG GGAGGAGATTTGGTGTGGGAGAAGGTGAAGCAGATATGGTCAGAGGAATCAAAGGTGAAAGATGATAACAGTTCTTGGATTCTCTGA
- a CDS encoding F-box associated ubiquitination effector family protein (F-box associated ubiquitination effector family protein; CONTAINS InterPro DOMAIN/s: F-box associated domain, type 3 (InterPro:IPR013187), F-box associated interaction domain (InterPro:IPR017451); BEST Arabidopsis thaliana protein match is: F-box and associated interaction domains-containing protein (TAIR:AT3G52320.1); Has 669 Blast hits to 651 proteins in 14 species: Archae - 0; Bacteria - 0; Metazoa - 0; Fungi - 0; Plants - 669; Viruses - 0; Other Eukaryotes - 0 (source: NCBI BLink).), with protein MVSSSCAPVVKNLRQGKMKTRCINLGYLSSLGLAVRKKQKKERIVVVPELCEELLTEILSRLPSNYALLTTSLSHDDHSVSVIDQDLTMPIMGGYFLNACRGLVCFTIGSRVQICNLNTRQLVDLPIILTPKGGENYKIWYYLGHDPVHDEYKVLSFIWRHNKEWKVRSEHHVLVLGARTSWKKTQCHIHHLPYSQGITINGVLYYGAWTDDKCVLMSFDLTSEDVGVWVIEDVNKSQWSDKETFVLPTDFPHDYGFMMGGTGRSGKGNEITRKIQISPSLLGSFKQTDSLLATLWDDTESIMYLET; from the exons ATGGTGTCGTCTTCATGTGCCCCCGTCGTAAAAAATTTGAGGCAagggaaaatgaaaacaagatGCATTAACCTAGGTTACCTATCGTCTTTAGGTCTTGCCGTGaggaaaaagcaaaagaaggagagaatAGTGGTCGTACCCGAACTCTGTGAGGAATTGTTGACCGAGATTCTGAGCAGATTACCG agcaattaTGCGTTGCTTACTACATCATTGAGTCATGATGATCACTCTGTCTCTGTAATCGACCAAGATCTAACCATGCCGATAATGGGAGGCTACTTCTTGAACGCTTGTCGTGGCTTGGTGTGTTTCACAATTGGGTCAAGAGTGCAAATTTGTAACCTTAACACAAGGCAGCTTGTGGACTTGCCGATTATTCTAACACCTAAAGGAGGAGAAAATTACAAGATATGGTACTATTTAGGACACGATCCTGTTCATGACGAATACAAAGTGCTTAGTTTCATTTGGAGGCACAACAAGGAGTGGAAAGTGAGATCAGAACATCATGTGTTGGTACTTGGAGCTAGAACTTCATGGAAAAAGACTCAATGCCACATTCACCATCTTCCTTATTCTCAAGGGATTACCATCAACGGTGTTTTGTATTATGGAGCTTGGACTGATGACAAGTGTGTGCTTATGAGTTTTGACTTGACTTCTGAAGA TGTGGGTGTTTGGGTAATTGAAGATGTCAACAAGAGTCAATGGTCAGACAAGGAGACTTTTGTTTTGCCTACAGATTTCCCCCACGACTATGGCTTTATGATGGGTGGCACAGGTCGCAGTGGTAAG GGTAATGAGATAACTCGAAAGATCCAAATAAGTCCATCATTACTTGGTAGCTTTAAACAGACTGATTCCTTGTTGGCTACTTTATGGGATGATACTGAGAGCATCATGTACTTGGAAACCTAA
- the SPP2 gene encoding sucrose-6F-phosphate phosphohydrolase 2 produces MDFASVPIYIVTMERLISHPPLMIVSDLDHTMVDHQDHENLSLLRFNSLWEYAYRRDSLLVFSTARSPVLYKELRKEKPLLTPDIIITSIGTEIAFGNSMVPDHAWVESLNSCKWNREIVLEETSKFPELTLQPKTEQRLHKVSFYIDEGKGEALTKELSQLLEKRGLDVKIIYSWGKNVDVIPRGAGKGEALEYLLKKLQAEGIFPVNTLACGDSEHDAELFSIPDVHGVMVSNSQEELLKWRSENALNNLKVIHSTERCADGIIQAIGHFNLGPDLSPRDVSEFLDRKMDNVNPGHEVVRFYLFYERLRRGEIKNYETYIASFKDSCLHAAVLFHPSGAEKSLRDTIDELKKCYGDKRGKKFWVWVDQVLVTDTIPGKWIVKFDKWEQCEDESQCCKTTVEFTSKGGDLVWEKVKQIWSEESKVKDDNSSWIL; encoded by the exons ATGGATTTTGCCTCTGTACCTATTTATATAGTAACCATGGAGCGGCTGATTTCTCATCCTCCTCTCATGATCGTCTCAGACCTTGATCACACCATG GTTGATCATCAAGATCATGAGAACCTCTCTCTTCTCAGGTTCAATTCATTGTGGGAATACGCTTATCGCCGTGACTCTCTTCTTGTCTTCTCTACAGCAAGATCACCTGTTCTTTATAAAGAattgagaaaagagaaaccttTGTTGACTCCTGATATCATTATTACATCAATAGGAACTGAGATAGCATTTGGTAACTCCATGGTTCCTGATCATGCTTGGGTTGAATCCTTGAACAGCTGTAAATGGAACCGGGAAATAGTCTTGGAAGAAACTAGCAAGTTCCCTGAGTTAACTCTTCAGCCAAAAACTGAGCAGAGGCTACACAAGGTCAGCTTTTACATTGATGAAGGTAAAGGTGAGGCATTGACCAAGGAACTATCACAATTGCTGGAGAAACGTGGC TTGGATGTCAAGATAATTTACAGTTGGGGAAAGAATGTCGATGTTATACCGCGTGGTGCAGGAAAAGGAGAAGCGCTTGAGTATCTTCTCAAGAAGCTGCAGGCTGAAGGAATATTCCCGGTCAATACTCTTGCTTGTGGTGACTCTGAACATGATGCTGAACTATTTAGCATTCCTGATGTTCACGGTGTTATG GTGAGCAATTCCCAAGAAGAGCTATTGAAGTGGCGTTCTGAAAATGCGTTGAACAACCTTAAGGTTATACATTCAACCGAGAGGTGTGCTGATGGGATTATTCAAGCCATCGGACATTTTAATCTTGGTCCCGATCTATCTCCAAGAGATGTTTCGGAATTCTTGGATCGTAAGATGGACAATGTGAATCCTGGTCACGAGGTTGTGAGATTCTACTTGTTCTACGAGAGATTGAGACGCGGTGAGATCAAGAACTATGAGACATACATAGCCAGCTTCAAAGATTCATGT CTCCATGCTGCTGTCCTTTTTCATCCATCAGGTGCAGAAAAATCTCTGAGAGACACCATTGATGAGCTGAAGAAGTGTTATGGTGACAAAAGAGGGAAGaagttttgggtttgggtAGATCAGGTTCTGGTAACAGACACCATTCCTGGCAAATGGATAGTGAAGTTTGATAAGTGGGAGCAATGCG AGGATGAAAGCCAATGCTGCAAAACGACTGTCGAATTTACTTCAAAG GGAGGAGATTTGGTGTGGGAGAAGGTGAAGCAGATATGGTCAGAGGAATCAAAGGTGAAAGATGATAACAGTTCTTGGATTCTCTGA
- the SPP2 gene encoding sucrose-6F-phosphate phosphohydrolase 2, with translation MLGIGIKIDSFNLSLKELGLYIYLSSHRICICPKLRRESLTMERLISHPPLMIVSDLDHTMVDHQDHENLSLLRFNSLWEYAYRRDSLLVFSTARSPVLYKELRKEKPLLTPDIIITSIGTEIAFGNSMVPDHAWVESLNSCKWNREIVLEETSKFPELTLQPKTEQRLHKVSFYIDEGKGEALTKELSQLLEKRGLDVKIIYSWGKNVDVIPRGAGKGEALEYLLKKLQAEGIFPVNTLACGDSEHDAELFSIPDVHGVMVSNSQEELLKWRSENALNNLKVIHSTERCADGIIQAIGHFNLGPDLSPRDVSEFLDRKMDNVNPGHEVVRFYLFYERLRRGEIKNYETYIASFKDSCLHAAVLFHPSGAEKSLRDTIDELKKCYGDKRGKKFWVWVDQVLVTDTIPGKWIVKFDKWEQCEDESQCCKTTVEFTSKGGDLVWEKVKQIWSEESKVKDDNSSWIL, from the exons ATGCTTGGAATTGGTATCAAAATCGATTCTTTTAATCTGTCATTGAAGGAACTGGGTTTATACATTTATCTCTCAAGTCATAGAATCTGCATTTGTCCCAAGTTAAGAAGAGAATCTT TAACCATGGAGCGGCTGATTTCTCATCCTCCTCTCATGATCGTCTCAGACCTTGATCACACCATG GTTGATCATCAAGATCATGAGAACCTCTCTCTTCTCAGGTTCAATTCATTGTGGGAATACGCTTATCGCCGTGACTCTCTTCTTGTCTTCTCTACAGCAAGATCACCTGTTCTTTATAAAGAattgagaaaagagaaaccttTGTTGACTCCTGATATCATTATTACATCAATAGGAACTGAGATAGCATTTGGTAACTCCATGGTTCCTGATCATGCTTGGGTTGAATCCTTGAACAGCTGTAAATGGAACCGGGAAATAGTCTTGGAAGAAACTAGCAAGTTCCCTGAGTTAACTCTTCAGCCAAAAACTGAGCAGAGGCTACACAAGGTCAGCTTTTACATTGATGAAGGTAAAGGTGAGGCATTGACCAAGGAACTATCACAATTGCTGGAGAAACGTGGC TTGGATGTCAAGATAATTTACAGTTGGGGAAAGAATGTCGATGTTATACCGCGTGGTGCAGGAAAAGGAGAAGCGCTTGAGTATCTTCTCAAGAAGCTGCAGGCTGAAGGAATATTCCCGGTCAATACTCTTGCTTGTGGTGACTCTGAACATGATGCTGAACTATTTAGCATTCCTGATGTTCACGGTGTTATG GTGAGCAATTCCCAAGAAGAGCTATTGAAGTGGCGTTCTGAAAATGCGTTGAACAACCTTAAGGTTATACATTCAACCGAGAGGTGTGCTGATGGGATTATTCAAGCCATCGGACATTTTAATCTTGGTCCCGATCTATCTCCAAGAGATGTTTCGGAATTCTTGGATCGTAAGATGGACAATGTGAATCCTGGTCACGAGGTTGTGAGATTCTACTTGTTCTACGAGAGATTGAGACGCGGTGAGATCAAGAACTATGAGACATACATAGCCAGCTTCAAAGATTCATGT CTCCATGCTGCTGTCCTTTTTCATCCATCAGGTGCAGAAAAATCTCTGAGAGACACCATTGATGAGCTGAAGAAGTGTTATGGTGACAAAAGAGGGAAGaagttttgggtttgggtAGATCAGGTTCTGGTAACAGACACCATTCCTGGCAAATGGATAGTGAAGTTTGATAAGTGGGAGCAATGCG AGGATGAAAGCCAATGCTGCAAAACGACTGTCGAATTTACTTCAAAG GGAGGAGATTTGGTGTGGGAGAAGGTGAAGCAGATATGGTCAGAGGAATCAAAGGTGAAAGATGATAACAGTTCTTGGATTCTCTGA
- a CDS encoding F-box and associated interaction domains-containing protein (F-box and associated interaction domains-containing protein; FUNCTIONS IN: molecular_function unknown; INVOLVED IN: N-terminal protein myristoylation; LOCATED IN: cellular_component unknown; CONTAINS InterPro DOMAIN/s: F-box domain, cyclin-like (InterPro:IPR001810), F-box domain, Skp2-like (InterPro:IPR022364), F-box associated domain, type 3 (InterPro:IPR013187), F-box associated interaction domain (InterPro:IPR017451); BEST Arabidopsis thaliana protein match is: F-box associated ubiquitination effector family protein (TAIR:AT3G52330.1); Has 2113 Blast hits to 2071 proteins in 49 species: Archae - 0; Bacteria - 0; Metazoa - 0; Fungi - 0; Plants - 2111; Viruses - 0; Other Eukaryotes - 2 (source: NCBI BLink).) codes for MGSSLCVAVRKKEKQKQKKTVVFLPEIPEEMLIDILIRLPAKSLMRFKCVSKLWLSLITSRYFTNRFFKPSSPSCLFAYLVDRENQSKYLLLQSSSSSRHDHSDTSVSVIDQHSTIPIMGGYLVNAARGLLCYRTGRRVKVCNPSTRQIVELPIMRSKTNVWNWFGHDPFHDEYKVLSLFWEVTKEQTVVRSEHQVLVLGVGASWRNTKSHHTPHRPFHPYSRGMTIDGVLYYSARTDANRCVLMSFDLSSEEFNLIELPFENWSRTIHMNYQGKVATCQYMRLASDGFVDVCVLEDADKSQWSNKKTFVLPISQMNFVHGDRLVVGASRDSGKVLMRKANLLRNQHARFFLYDMERNEIARRIEIRPSLLGSFNKTNQFLKVCYTFQTK; via the coding sequence ATGGGCTCGTCTTTATGTGTTGCCGtgaggaaaaaggaaaagcagaagcagaagaagaccGTGGTGTTCTTACCAGAGATCCCTGAAGAAATGTTGATCGATATCCTAATCAGATTGCCGGCGAAATCTCTGATGAGATTCAAGTGCGTCTCAAAGCTCTGGCTTTCCCTTATCACCTCTCGATACTTCACCAACCGTTTCTTTAAACCCTCATCACCAAGTTGTTTGTTCGCGTATCTTGTGGACAGGGAAAATCAGAGCAAATACCTGTTGCTCcaatcatcatcgtcatcgaGGCATGATCACTCGGACACATCTGTCTCTGTGATTGACCAACATTCGACCATACCGATAATGGGAGGCTACTTAGTGAACGCTGCTCGTGGTTTGTTGTGTTACAGAACTGGGAGAAGAGTGAAAGTTTGTAACCCTAGCACAAGGCAGATTGTGGAATTGCCCATAATGAGATCTAAGACTAATGTGTGGAATTGGTTTGGACATGATCCTTTTCATGATGAATACAAAGTGCTTAGCTTATTTTGGGAGGTCACCAAGGAACAGACAGTTGTGAGATCAGAACATCAAGTGTTGGTACTTGGTGTTGGAGCTTCATGGAGAAACACTAAAAGCCACCACACTCCTCATCGTCCTTTTCATCCATACTCACGAGGGATGACTATTGATGGTGTTTTGTATTATAGTGCTCGGACTGATGCAAATAGATGTGTCCTTATGAGTTTTGACTTAAGTTCTGAAGAGTTCAATTTGATTGAATTACCCTTTGAGAACTGGTCACGCACCATTCACATGAACTACCAAGGAAAAGTTGCTACTTGTCAATATATGCGTCTTGCAAGTGATGGCTTTGTGGATGTTTGTGTCCTTGAAGATGCCGACAAGAGTCAGTGGTCGAACAAGAAGACTTTTGTTTTGCCTATTTCTCAGATGAATTTCGTCCATGGAGACCGGTTGGTGGTGGGTGCCTCTAGAGACAGTGGTAAGGTTTTGATGAGAAAGGCAAATCTCTTACGGAATCAACACGCACGCTTTTTCCTTTATGATATGGAGAGGAATGAAATAGCACGAAGGATTGAAATTAGACCATCATTACTTGGTAGCTTTAACAAGACCAATCAGTTTCTCAAAGTTTGTTATACATTCCAAACTAAGTAA
- the ABCG27 gene encoding ABC transporter G family member 27 (ABC-2 type transporter family protein; FUNCTIONS IN: ATPase activity, coupled to transmembrane movement of substances; LOCATED IN: plasma membrane; EXPRESSED IN: stem, stamen; EXPRESSED DURING: 4 anthesis; CONTAINS InterPro DOMAIN/s: ATPase, AAA+ type, core (InterPro:IPR003593), ABC transporter-like (InterPro:IPR003439), ABC-2 type transporter (InterPro:IPR013525), ABC transporter, conserved site (InterPro:IPR017871); BEST Arabidopsis thaliana protein match is: ABC-2 type transporter family protein (TAIR:AT5G06530.1); Has 399105 Blast hits to 362643 proteins in 4152 species: Archae - 6998; Bacteria - 314182; Metazoa - 9528; Fungi - 7070; Plants - 5758; Viruses - 7; Other Eukaryotes - 55562 (source: NCBI BLink).) translates to MEMGTSSSSSGLVKAKSETLAEALKSSSLDFSNGDGSSHGSKQHVRARTLSSPSYSSNSKNRWNTHIRKAKSAHPALDLAGLTGGAALSRASSASLGLSFSFTGFTVPHEEIIASERCSNDDILEDIEAATSSVVKFQAEPTFPIYLKFIDITYKVTTKGMTSSSEKSILNGISGSAYPGELLALMGPSGSGKTTLLNALGGRFNQQNIGGSVSYNDKPYSKHLKTRIGFVTQDDVLFPHLTVKETLTYTALLRLPKTLTEQEKEQRAASVIQELGLERCQDTMIGGSFVRGVSGGERKRVCIGNEIMTNPSLLLLDEPTSSLDSTTALKIVQMLHCIAKAGKTIVTTIHQPSSRLFHRFDKLVVLSRGSLLYFGKASEAMSYFSSIGCSPLLAMNPAEFLLDLVNGNMNDISVPSALKEKMKMXNSCSEIGSSKPAPTVVYEYLEEAYKTQIAVMEKMKLMAPVPLDEEVKLMITCPKREWGLSWWEQYCLLSLRGIKERRHDYFSWLRVTQVLSTAIILGLLWWQSDITSXKGLQDQVGLLFFIAVFWGFFPVFTAIFTFPQERAMLSKERESNMYRLSAYFVARTTSDLPLDLILPVLFLVVVYFMAGLRLRAESFFLSVLTVFLCIVAAQGLGLAIGASLMDLKKATTLASVTVMTFMLAGGYFVKKVPFFIAWIRFMSFNYHTYKLLVKVQYEEIMESVNGEEIESGLKEVSALVAMIIGYRLVAYFSLRRMKLHSST, encoded by the exons ATGGAAATGGGaacctcatcatcatcatcaggcTTGGTCAAGGCCAAATCTGAGACACTCGCAGAAGCTCTTAAGTCCAGTTCACTTGATTTCAGCAACGGTGATGGCAGCAGCCACGGGAGCAAGCAGCATGTGAGGGCTAGGACATTATCATCGCCGAGCTACAGTAGCAACAGCAAAAACAGATGGAACACTCACATAAGGAAGGCCAAGAGTGCTCATCCTGCTCTTGACCTTGCTGGTCTCACTGGTGGTGCTGCTCTTAGCCGAGCCTCTAGTGCTTCTCTTGGACTATCCTTCTCTTTCACTGGATTCACCGTGCCACACGAAGAGATAATTGCTTCAGAGCGCTGTAGCAATGACGATATTT TGGAAGATATTGAAGCAGCAACCAGTAGCGTGGTCAAGTTTCAGGCAGAACCAACCTTTCCGATATATCTGAAG TTCATAGATATCACATACAAGGTGACAACCAAAGGAATGACATCTTCATCAGAAAAGAGCATCTTGAATGGGATTAGTGGTTCAGCATATCCAGGGGAGCTTCTAGCTCTCATGGGACCTTCTGGAAGTGGCAAAACTACACTACTTAATGCGCTTGGTGGCAGATTTAATCAGCAGAACATTGGTGGGTCGGTTAGCTATAATGATAAGCCATATTCTAAGCACTTAAAAACCAG GATCGGATTTGTGACTCAAGATGATGTTCTGTTTCCTCACTTAACTGTAAAAGAGACACTGACCTACACAGCTCTGTTACGTCTTCCTAAAACTCTCACAGAGCaggagaaagaacaaagagcTGCTAGTGTGATACAAGAGCTTGGATTGGAACG GTGCCAAGACACAATGATTGGAGGGTCATTTGTGCGCGGTGTCTCAGGTGGGGAGAGGAAAAGGGTTTGTATTGGGAATGAAATCATGACTAATCCTTCACTTCTTCTCCTTGATGAACCCACCTCTAGTTTGGACTCTACTACCGCTCTTAAGATTGTTCAGATGCTACATTGTATAGCAAAG GCGGGTAAAACAATTGTAACAACAATCCACCAACCGTCTAGTAGGCTCTTTCACAGATTTGACAAGCTGGTTGTACTCAGCAGAGGAAGCTTGCTTTACTTTGGGAAAGCATCAGAAGCAATGTCTTATTTCTCTTCCATAGGATGTTCTCCTCTACTCGCCATGAACCCAGCAGAGTTCTTGCTGGACTTAGTTAATGGAAACATGAACGATATCTCCGTACCTTCAGCTcttaaagagaaaatgaagatgtGAAATTCTTGCAGCGAGATAGGATCTTCCAAGCCAGCTCCTACAGTTGTATATGAG TATCTTGAGGAAGCTTACAAGACACAGATTGCAGTTATGGAAAAGATGAAACTTATGGCTCCAGTTCCTCTTGATGAAGAAGTTAAACTGATGATAACTTGCCCCAAACGTGAATGGGGATTAAGCTGGTGGGAACAGTATTGTTTACTTTCCTTAAGAGGAATTAAAGAACGGAGACATGACTATTTCAGCTGGTTAAGAGTCACTCAAGTTCTATCCACTGCTATCATCTTAGGTTTACTCTGGTGGCAATCAGACATAACATCCCAAAGGCCTACAAGATCAG GTAGGGCTACTCTTCTTTATTGCTGTATTCTGGGGTTTCTTTCCGGTATTCACAGCGATCTTCACATTTCCTCAGGAGAGAGCAATGCTGAGCAAGGAACGAGAGTCAAATATGTATAGATTAAGTGCATATTTTGTGGCTAGAACCACAAGTGACCTGCCACTTGACTTGATATTACCTGTGCTTTTCCTAGTTGTTGTATATTTCATGGCTGGATTGAGATTAAGAGCTGAATCTTTTTTCCTAAGTGTGCTCACGGTCTTTTTATGCATCGTTGCAGCTCAG GGACTTGGATTAGCAATAGGGGCGAGCTTAATGGACCTGAAGAAGGCCACAACTTTAGCATCGGTAACCGTAATGACTTTCATGCTCGCTGGTGGCTATTTCGTGAAG AAAGTTCCATTTTTCATTGCTTGGATACGTTTCATGTCATTCAACTACCACACATACAAGCTCCTTGTAAAGGTACAATATGAAGAAATCATGGAAAGCGTAAACGGGGAAGAAATAGAGAGTGGGCTTAAGGAAGTGAGTGCTCTTGTAGCCATGATTATTGGCTACCGTCTCGTAGCCTACTTTTCTCTTCGAAGGATGAAGCTCCACTCTTCAACTTGA